The following proteins come from a genomic window of Amyelois transitella isolate CPQ chromosome 24, ilAmyTran1.1, whole genome shotgun sequence:
- the LOC106137983 gene encoding uncharacterized protein LOC106137983 has product MTTAAALVFTLSLLVNDVTLWSARNENILKDENKASTLVYLFSISLVISKIDFLPFFLYQKCPIIYHLLEVIITISLIEFSLHYLWRGVQDLVHLHADDILVMLTDNYHLNWLVCYLCCGNTGCTENFIALLLKAISFYTLFSGYFG; this is encoded by the exons ATGACTACGGCGGCTGCCTTGGTATTCACTTTGTCCCTTCTTGTCAACGACGTAACCTTGTGGTCTGCTCGCAATg AAAACATCCTGAAAGATGAGAACAAAGCATCCACATTGGTATATCTCTTCAGTATAAGTTTGGTTATTAGTAAGATAGATTTTCTgccattttttctttatcagaAATGTCCTATTATCTATCATCTTTTGGAG GTAATTATTACGATATCATTGATAGAATTCAGTTTACATTATCTATGGAGGGGAGTTCAAGATCTTGTACACCTGCATGCTGATGATATCCTGGTAATGCTAACAGAcaattatcatttaaattgGCTGGTATGTTACTTGTGCTGTGGCAATACGGGATGTACAGAAAATTTTATAGCACTCTTACTTAAAGCTATCAGTTTTTATACGCTGTTT TCCGGATATTTTGGTTAA